A stretch of the Dyella telluris genome encodes the following:
- a CDS encoding MFS transporter, whose product MATTAVDMRGSLDTGHRRVILASSLGTVFEWYDFYLYGSLAALIGKHFFTGLNETSQFIFALLAFAAGFAVRPFGAIVFGRLGDMIGRKYTFLITIIIMGLSTFFVGVLPGYAKIGVAAPVILIALRLLQGLALGGEYGGAATYVAEHAPNGKRGLYTSFIQITATFGLFLSLLVILGTRMGLGDATFDEWGWRIPFLVSSLLLAVSVYIRMQLHESPVFKQMKAEGKHSKAPLTEAFGQWKNLKMVILALLGATAGQAVVWYTGQFYALYFLTQSLKIDGTTANLLIAAALAIGTPFFVLFGWLSDRIGRKTIVLAGCLLAALTYFPIFKGLTHFGNPAIEAAAATSPVKVVADPKACSFQFDPVGKTKFTSSCDVAKSALAKKGIPYSNVSAEPGAIAEVKIGDQTITSFEGAALDSKAFAAQGKAFGTQLGTTLKAAGYPEKADPAQSNYVMLIVLLAILVIYVTMVYGPIAAWLVEMFPTRIRYTSMSLPYHIGNGWFGGFVPTIGFMLVAWKGDIYYGLWYPIIVAIGTFFIGLLFLRETKDVDINF is encoded by the coding sequence ATGGCTACGACCGCCGTCGACATGCGGGGATCGCTCGACACCGGCCACCGCCGCGTCATCCTGGCTTCCAGCCTGGGCACCGTGTTCGAGTGGTATGACTTCTATCTGTACGGCTCGCTCGCCGCACTGATAGGCAAGCACTTCTTCACCGGCCTCAACGAGACCAGCCAGTTCATCTTCGCGCTGCTCGCCTTTGCCGCCGGCTTTGCAGTGCGTCCGTTCGGCGCCATCGTGTTCGGGCGGCTGGGCGACATGATCGGGCGCAAGTACACCTTCCTCATCACCATCATCATCATGGGCCTGTCGACGTTCTTCGTCGGTGTACTGCCGGGCTACGCGAAGATCGGCGTGGCCGCGCCCGTCATCCTGATCGCGCTGCGCCTGCTGCAGGGCCTGGCCCTGGGCGGCGAATACGGAGGCGCCGCCACCTATGTCGCGGAGCATGCCCCCAACGGCAAACGCGGCCTGTACACCAGCTTCATCCAGATCACCGCGACGTTCGGCCTGTTCCTGTCGCTGCTGGTCATCCTGGGCACGCGCATGGGCCTGGGCGATGCCACCTTCGACGAATGGGGCTGGCGCATTCCGTTCCTGGTGTCCTCGCTGCTGCTGGCGGTGTCGGTGTACATCCGCATGCAGTTGCACGAGTCGCCGGTGTTCAAGCAGATGAAGGCGGAAGGCAAGCACTCCAAGGCACCGCTCACCGAAGCCTTCGGCCAGTGGAAGAACCTCAAGATGGTGATCCTCGCGCTGCTTGGCGCGACGGCCGGGCAGGCGGTGGTGTGGTACACGGGCCAGTTCTATGCGCTGTACTTCCTTACGCAGAGCCTGAAAATCGACGGCACCACGGCCAACCTGCTGATCGCCGCCGCGCTCGCCATCGGTACGCCGTTCTTCGTGTTGTTCGGCTGGCTGTCCGACCGCATCGGCCGCAAGACCATCGTGCTGGCCGGCTGCCTGTTGGCCGCACTGACCTACTTCCCGATCTTCAAAGGCCTTACGCACTTCGGTAATCCGGCCATCGAAGCCGCGGCGGCAACGTCGCCGGTGAAGGTAGTAGCCGATCCCAAGGCATGCAGCTTCCAGTTCGATCCGGTAGGCAAGACCAAGTTCACCAGTTCGTGCGACGTGGCCAAGAGCGCACTGGCGAAGAAGGGCATTCCATACTCCAACGTGTCGGCCGAGCCGGGTGCCATCGCGGAGGTGAAGATCGGCGACCAGACCATCACGTCGTTCGAAGGTGCAGCGCTGGACAGCAAGGCGTTCGCCGCGCAGGGCAAGGCGTTCGGCACGCAGCTGGGCACCACGCTCAAGGCAGCGGGCTACCCGGAGAAGGCCGATCCCGCGCAAAGCAACTACGTCATGCTGATCGTGCTGCTGGCGATCCTGGTGATCTACGTGACCATGGTGTATGGCCCCATTGCAGCGTGGCTGGTGGAAATGTTCCCCACACGCATCCGCTACACCTCCATGAGCCTGCCGTATCACATCGGCAATGGCTGGTTCGGCGGATTCGTGCCGACCATCGGCTTCATGCTGGTGGCCTGGAAGGGCGATATCTACTACGGCCTGTGGTATCCGATCATCGTGGCGATCGGCACCTTCTTCATCGGCCTGTTGTTCCTGCGCGAAACCAAGGACGTGGACATCAACTTCTGA
- the acs gene encoding acetate--CoA ligase — translation MSKLYPVRPDFAAKARIRKDDYERLYAESVKDPEGFWGKVGQRLLWSKAPTKIKNVSYDPHNLHIRWYEDGELNVSANCLDRHLAERGDKTAIIFEGDDPNESRHITYRELHAEVCKFANTLKHLGVTKGDRVAIYMPMIPEAAVAMLACARIGAVHSVVFGGFSPDSLAGRIADSTCKVVVTADEGVRGGKKIPLKVNVDAALERPGTNSVETVIVVRRTGSAVPMQSPRDRYFHTLMEGQSADCPPTPVDAEHPLFILYTSGSTGKPKGVLHTSGGYLVYASYTHELVFDLREDDVYWCTADVGWVTGHSYVVYGPLANGATTVMFDGVPNYPDTSRFWNVVDKHKVTLFYTAPTAIRALMREGEAPVKKASRASLRVLGSVGEPINPEAWEWYYRVVGDERCPIVDTWWQTETGGILITPLPGAIDAKPGSATRPFFGIVPAVVDASGTVLQGATEGNLVITDSWPGQMRTVYGDHQRFIDTYFSAYPGNYFTGDGVRRDEDGYYWITGRVDDVINVSGHRIGTAEVESALVSHPKVAEAAVVGAPHDIKGQGIYAFVTLIAGEQGSEELRKELVAWVRKEIGPIATPDFLQWAPGLPKTRSGKIMRRILRKIGENQPDQLGDISTLADPGVVKNLVDERLIK, via the coding sequence ATGTCCAAGCTCTACCCCGTCAGGCCCGATTTCGCCGCCAAGGCGCGTATCCGCAAGGACGACTACGAGCGGCTCTACGCCGAGTCGGTCAAGGATCCGGAGGGCTTCTGGGGCAAGGTTGGCCAGCGCCTGCTGTGGAGCAAGGCTCCCACCAAGATCAAGAATGTCTCCTACGACCCGCACAACCTGCACATCCGCTGGTACGAAGACGGCGAGCTGAACGTCTCGGCCAACTGCCTGGACCGCCACCTGGCGGAGCGCGGTGACAAGACGGCCATCATCTTCGAGGGCGACGACCCGAACGAGTCCCGCCACATCACCTACAGGGAACTGCACGCCGAGGTGTGCAAGTTCGCCAACACGCTCAAGCACCTTGGCGTCACCAAGGGCGACCGTGTAGCCATCTATATGCCGATGATCCCTGAAGCGGCCGTGGCCATGCTGGCCTGCGCGCGCATCGGTGCTGTCCACTCGGTGGTGTTTGGCGGTTTCTCGCCTGACTCGCTGGCCGGCCGCATCGCCGACTCCACCTGCAAGGTGGTGGTCACCGCTGACGAGGGCGTGCGCGGCGGCAAGAAAATCCCGCTGAAGGTCAACGTGGACGCCGCCCTGGAGCGCCCGGGCACCAATAGCGTGGAAACCGTGATCGTGGTGCGCCGTACCGGCAGCGCCGTACCGATGCAGTCGCCGCGCGACCGCTACTTCCACACGCTGATGGAAGGCCAGTCCGCCGATTGCCCGCCGACGCCGGTAGATGCGGAACATCCGCTGTTCATCCTTTATACCTCCGGTTCCACCGGCAAGCCCAAGGGCGTGCTGCATACCTCCGGCGGTTACCTGGTGTACGCCAGCTACACGCATGAGCTGGTGTTCGACCTGCGCGAGGACGACGTGTACTGGTGCACCGCCGACGTGGGCTGGGTCACCGGCCACAGCTACGTGGTGTACGGCCCGCTGGCCAACGGCGCGACCACGGTGATGTTCGACGGCGTGCCGAACTACCCGGATACCAGCCGCTTCTGGAACGTGGTGGACAAGCACAAGGTCACGCTGTTCTACACCGCACCCACCGCCATCCGCGCGCTGATGCGCGAAGGCGAGGCGCCGGTGAAGAAAGCCTCGCGCGCCTCACTGCGCGTGCTCGGCTCGGTGGGCGAACCGATCAATCCGGAAGCCTGGGAGTGGTATTACCGCGTGGTAGGCGACGAGCGCTGCCCGATCGTGGATACCTGGTGGCAGACCGAGACCGGCGGCATCCTGATCACGCCGCTGCCGGGCGCCATCGACGCCAAGCCCGGTTCCGCCACCCGGCCGTTCTTTGGCATCGTGCCGGCCGTGGTCGATGCCAGCGGCACCGTGCTGCAGGGCGCGACCGAGGGCAACCTGGTGATCACCGATTCGTGGCCGGGCCAGATGCGCACCGTGTATGGCGACCACCAGCGCTTCATCGACACCTACTTCAGCGCCTATCCGGGCAATTACTTCACCGGTGACGGCGTGCGCCGCGACGAAGACGGTTACTACTGGATCACCGGCCGCGTCGACGACGTGATCAACGTGAGCGGCCACCGCATCGGCACCGCCGAAGTGGAAAGCGCCCTGGTGTCGCATCCCAAGGTGGCCGAAGCCGCCGTGGTCGGCGCACCGCACGACATCAAGGGCCAGGGCATCTATGCCTTCGTCACCCTGATCGCCGGCGAGCAGGGCAGCGAAGAACTGCGCAAGGAACTGGTCGCCTGGGTACGCAAGGAAATCGGACCCATCGCCACGCCGGACTTCCTGCAGTGGGCACCGGGCCTGCCGAAGACGCGCTCGGGCAAGATCATGCGCCGCATCCTGCGCAAGATCGGCGAGAACCAGCCTGACCAGCTGGGCGACATTTCCACGCTGGCCGATCCGGGCGTGGTGAAGAACCTGGTGGACGAACGACTCATCAAGTAA
- a CDS encoding GlsB/YeaQ/YmgE family stress response membrane protein: MTVEGLLIFLLIGAIAGWLAGLIVRGFGFGLIGNIVIGIVGAFFAGWLLPRLGVHFVAFGPFVNSVLHALIGAVILLAIVGVIRSL; encoded by the coding sequence ATGACCGTTGAAGGTCTGCTGATTTTCCTTTTGATCGGCGCCATCGCCGGCTGGCTCGCCGGCCTGATCGTGCGCGGCTTTGGCTTCGGGCTGATCGGCAACATCGTGATCGGTATCGTCGGCGCATTTTTCGCCGGCTGGCTGCTGCCCAGGCTGGGCGTGCATTTCGTGGCCTTCGGTCCGTTCGTCAACAGCGTGCTGCATGCGTTGATCGGCGCGGTGATCCTGCTGGCGATCGTCGGGGTGATCCGAAGCCTGTGA